A window of Planctomycetota bacterium contains these coding sequences:
- a CDS encoding prepilin-type N-terminal cleavage/methylation domain-containing protein, with translation MRNAIRFRHGHPGFTLIELLVVIAVIALLIGILLPALGSARASGRQVVCASNQRTIYSIIFAYAADHKDHHHAKRLNYGARFLRINQNGPYQPTNLRLVRPYVIDYTSDGGPPDVAYWGNIYDPYFDISVDPEWYTARMPWPSQENPPFPGWKFWRCPEAKTIDPYPAGTNFSPDHYYQTYGFNGVDDRIDSATNRPAATWFRRQFVAQYNRVISVPQRVSSVLQPSAIIIFQDAFEHMLDANGDTLNDLTQYNPDVDNGDPRFRNWQKEYFRHNAGCNSAWGDGHVKAIGKVNIDDSLPWYTGL, from the coding sequence GTGCGAAACGCGATTCGATTCCGGCACGGACACCCGGGATTTACTCTGATCGAGCTGCTCGTGGTCATTGCCGTGATCGCGCTGCTCATCGGCATCCTCCTCCCCGCACTCGGCTCGGCCCGTGCGTCGGGCCGCCAGGTGGTGTGCGCGAGCAACCAGCGCACCATCTACAGCATCATCTTCGCGTACGCCGCCGACCACAAGGACCACCACCACGCCAAGCGCCTCAACTACGGCGCTCGGTTTCTGCGGATCAACCAGAACGGACCCTACCAGCCCACCAACCTGCGCCTCGTTCGCCCCTACGTCATCGACTACACCTCGGACGGCGGGCCGCCGGACGTGGCGTACTGGGGCAACATCTACGATCCGTACTTCGACATCAGCGTCGACCCCGAGTGGTACACGGCCCGCATGCCCTGGCCGTCGCAGGAAAACCCGCCTTTCCCGGGCTGGAAGTTCTGGCGCTGCCCCGAGGCCAAGACCATCGATCCCTACCCCGCGGGCACCAACTTCAGCCCCGATCACTACTACCAGACGTACGGCTTCAACGGCGTGGATGACCGGATCGACTCCGCCACCAACCGCCCGGCCGCTACGTGGTTCCGCAGGCAGTTCGTCGCGCAGTACAACCGCGTCATCTCGGTTCCTCAGCGTGTCAGCAGCGTCCTCCAGCCCTCCGCGATCATCATCTTCCAGGACGCCTTCGAGCACATGCTCGACGCCAACGGCGACACGCTGAACGACCTGACGCAGTACAACCCCGACGTTGACAACGGCGATCCTCGCTTCCGCAACTGGCAGAAGGAGTACTTCCGCCATAACGCCGGCTGCAACTCCGCGTGGGGCGACGGGCACGTCAAGGCCATCGGCAAGGTCAACATCGACGACTCCCTGCCGTGGTACACCGGCCTGTAG
- a CDS encoding aspartate aminotransferase family protein: protein MQRRPDVSEGDVNATPARLSFQQRVLSDDARSLLDRDERHFLRQSLSTPCITALAGVRGSTLVDVQGREYLDFHGNSAHQVGHGHPRVVEAITRQLHDLPFCPRRYTNEPAVRLAEALAALTGGALPKVLLAPGGGAAMGIAMKLARVATGRFKFVSMWGAFHGAGLDTISIGGEGVFRRDAGPLLPGCEHVAPFAPSACALGCAGVCSLACAAQVEDVLAREGDVAAVFAEPVRCTTVEVPPAAYWQRIRAACDRHGALLVFDEIPTCLGRTGRMFAFEHFGVTPDILVMGKGLGGGIVPQAAVLARGALDAAPHGALGHYTHEKSPLGCAAALATLDVLRDEDLVSRSARAGEAWRASLRERLAPTGLLREVRGVGLLVGVELRVPAGGSTVELCDRVLYACLERGLNFKVSDGRVLTLTPPLTVTDDELARATEIIRASLLEAR, encoded by the coding sequence ATGCAGCGACGCCCCGATGTTTCCGAGGGGGATGTCAACGCCACTCCCGCGCGCTTGTCCTTTCAGCAACGCGTCTTGAGTGACGACGCTCGCAGCCTCCTCGACCGCGACGAGCGCCATTTCCTCCGCCAGTCGCTCTCGACGCCCTGCATCACCGCGCTCGCCGGCGTCCGCGGCTCGACGCTGGTCGATGTCCAAGGCCGCGAGTACCTCGACTTCCACGGCAACAGCGCGCACCAGGTCGGGCACGGGCATCCGCGGGTGGTCGAGGCGATCACCCGGCAACTGCACGACCTGCCGTTCTGTCCGCGCCGCTACACCAACGAGCCTGCCGTGCGCCTCGCCGAGGCGCTCGCCGCGCTGACCGGCGGGGCGCTCCCCAAGGTGCTCCTGGCCCCCGGTGGGGGGGCGGCGATGGGCATCGCCATGAAGTTGGCGCGCGTGGCGACCGGACGCTTCAAGTTCGTCTCGATGTGGGGCGCCTTCCACGGCGCGGGGCTCGACACTATCTCCATCGGTGGCGAAGGCGTCTTCCGACGCGATGCCGGCCCGTTGCTCCCGGGGTGCGAGCACGTCGCGCCGTTCGCCCCGTCGGCCTGTGCACTCGGCTGCGCCGGCGTGTGCTCGCTCGCGTGCGCCGCACAGGTCGAGGACGTGCTTGCCCGCGAGGGCGATGTCGCGGCGGTGTTCGCCGAGCCCGTCCGCTGCACGACCGTCGAGGTGCCGCCCGCGGCCTACTGGCAGCGCATCCGGGCGGCGTGCGACCGGCACGGGGCTTTGCTGGTGTTCGATGAGATCCCGACGTGCCTGGGGCGCACCGGGCGGATGTTCGCGTTCGAGCATTTCGGCGTGACGCCGGACATCCTGGTGATGGGCAAGGGCCTGGGCGGGGGCATCGTGCCGCAGGCCGCGGTGCTGGCGCGGGGCGCGCTCGACGCCGCCCCGCACGGCGCGCTGGGGCACTACACGCACGAGAAGAGCCCGCTGGGCTGCGCGGCGGCGCTGGCCACGCTCGACGTGCTGCGCGACGAGGACCTCGTGTCCCGCAGCGCGCGGGCCGGCGAGGCCTGGCGGGCGAGCCTGCGCGAGCGGCTCGCGCCCACCGGCCTGCTCCGCGAGGTGCGGGGCGTGGGCCTGCTTGTCGGGGTCGAGCTCCGCGTCCCCGCGGGCGGCTCGACGGTCGAACTCTGCGACCGGGTGCTGTACGCCTGCCTCGAGCGGGGCCTGAACTTCAAGGTGTCGGACGGGCGGGTGCTCACGCTCACGCCGCCGCTGACGGTCACGGACGACGAGCTCGCCCGGGCGACCGAGATCATCCGGGCGTCGCTGCTCGAGGCACGATGA
- a CDS encoding BtpA/SgcQ family protein has protein sequence MPEFLPPRALIGMIHVRALPGSPFARHTPDAITQTAVGEARTLAAAGFDALLIENMHDRPYASAPHAPHTVALMTRIGLAVREATPKLPLGVQILSLGEKEALSVALACNASFIRVENFVYAHVADEGLLGQAVAPSLLRYRREIGAERVRIFADIKKKHASHALTADLTLADAAHAAAFFGADGLIVTGGFTGRAPEAADVEACAGAVRLPVLLGSGVTPRNLPGLFRHASGAIVGSSIKRGGVWSNALDPARCRELVRARDGISAAPGRRGKR, from the coding sequence ATGCCTGAGTTTCTGCCGCCCCGTGCGCTGATCGGGATGATCCATGTGCGGGCCCTGCCCGGCTCGCCGTTCGCGCGCCACACGCCGGACGCCATCACGCAGACAGCCGTGGGCGAGGCGCGCACGCTGGCGGCTGCGGGGTTCGACGCGCTGCTGATCGAGAACATGCACGACCGCCCGTACGCGAGCGCCCCGCACGCCCCGCACACGGTGGCGCTGATGACGCGGATCGGCCTGGCGGTTCGGGAGGCGACCCCGAAACTGCCGCTGGGTGTGCAGATCCTGTCGCTTGGAGAGAAGGAGGCCCTGTCGGTTGCGCTCGCGTGCAACGCCTCGTTCATCCGCGTGGAGAACTTCGTGTACGCGCACGTCGCGGACGAGGGGCTGCTGGGGCAGGCGGTCGCGCCGAGTCTGCTCCGCTACCGGCGGGAGATCGGTGCGGAGCGCGTGCGGATCTTCGCGGACATCAAGAAGAAGCACGCGTCGCACGCGCTGACCGCCGACCTGACGCTCGCCGACGCCGCCCACGCCGCGGCGTTCTTCGGCGCCGACGGGCTGATCGTGACGGGCGGCTTCACGGGGCGAGCGCCGGAGGCGGCGGACGTCGAGGCCTGCGCGGGGGCGGTGCGGCTGCCGGTGCTGCTCGGCAGCGGCGTGACGCCCCGGAACCTGCCCGGGCTCTTCCGTCACGCCTCGGGGGCGATCGTGGGCTCGTCGATCAAGCGGGGCGGCGTGTGGTCGAACGCGCTCGACCCGGCCCGGTGCCGCGAACTCGTGCGGGCGCGCGACGGAATCTCCGCCGCGCCGGGGCGGCGCGGGAAGCGGTGA
- a CDS encoding FHA domain-containing protein, which yields MACILVVSGPSEGLYSPLGKRVTVVGRDEGCTVQVLDERVSRKHIQIRFEDAKNTYVVLDMKSANGLFINGRRIEGECELRDNDEIQIGNTKILFMNAEFPDKASAMNAYKQRGQRMRPTIEQR from the coding sequence ATGGCGTGCATTCTCGTCGTTTCGGGTCCCAGCGAAGGGCTGTACTCCCCCCTGGGCAAGCGCGTCACCGTCGTCGGGCGCGACGAGGGCTGCACCGTGCAGGTGCTCGACGAACGCGTCTCGCGCAAGCACATCCAGATCCGCTTCGAGGACGCCAAGAACACCTATGTCGTCCTCGACATGAAGAGCGCCAACGGGCTGTTCATCAACGGCCGACGCATCGAGGGCGAGTGCGAACTCCGCGACAACGACGAGATCCAGATCGGCAACACCAAGATCCTCTTCATGAACGCCGAGTTCCCCGACAAGGCCAGCGCCATGAACGCCTACAAGCAGCGCGGCCAGCGCATGCGCCCCACCATCGAGCAGCGCTGA
- the cls gene encoding cardiolipin synthase: MWGWTTHVALAFFIVEALARAAVGIRVIMRRAPVAVSLTWLVVLFFLPVVSLVLYVLVGEPRLGSRRSRKYEQLTRRVEEEAVLHWQRAGLVQEPEQEPERSLARLTTSVTGTPPLGRNDLELLGTGASVLRRIVQDIDRATSHVHVLQYIWQPAGTAVDVGEALIRAADRGVECRVLVDDVGGNDFLRSELRERMERAGVRVVAALPASAVRMLLARVDLRNHRKVCVIDGAIGYCGSQNMTDETFKYRKSRRVGPWIDATVRLRGPAVQALQTIFLRDWMMDCEEAPAHVEEYFAVPAPVETGGSIVHVVPSGPGPHADAIHQALLGMLYGAREEIIITTPYFVPDEAVKSALINAALRGVDVTLVLPDVLDATLVAAAARSHYESLLSAGVRILHHLEGLLHAKTATIDRRFSMVGSANFDMRSFWLNYEATLFVYDPDFTSRLRFMQRHYVNESHPVDLLAWRRRAFLRRFCDNCAQLLNPLL, translated from the coding sequence ATGTGGGGCTGGACCACGCACGTCGCGCTCGCCTTTTTCATCGTGGAAGCCCTGGCACGTGCCGCCGTGGGCATCCGCGTGATTATGCGCCGTGCGCCGGTGGCGGTATCGCTCACGTGGTTGGTGGTGCTGTTCTTCCTGCCCGTGGTGTCGCTGGTGCTCTACGTGCTGGTGGGCGAGCCCCGTCTGGGCAGCCGCCGGTCGCGCAAGTACGAGCAGCTCACGCGACGGGTGGAGGAAGAGGCCGTGCTGCACTGGCAGCGCGCCGGGCTCGTGCAGGAGCCCGAGCAGGAGCCCGAGCGATCGCTGGCGCGGCTCACGACCTCTGTAACGGGCACGCCCCCGCTGGGCCGGAACGATCTGGAACTGCTCGGCACCGGGGCGAGCGTGCTGCGCCGCATCGTGCAGGACATCGACCGCGCCACCTCGCACGTGCACGTTCTGCAGTACATCTGGCAGCCCGCGGGCACGGCCGTGGACGTGGGCGAGGCGCTCATCCGGGCGGCGGACCGCGGCGTGGAATGCCGCGTCCTCGTCGATGATGTCGGCGGGAACGACTTCCTCCGCAGCGAGCTGCGCGAGCGGATGGAGCGCGCGGGGGTGCGGGTCGTCGCGGCCCTGCCGGCGAGCGCCGTGCGGATGCTGCTCGCCCGCGTCGACCTGCGCAACCACCGCAAGGTGTGCGTGATCGACGGGGCCATCGGGTACTGCGGCAGCCAGAACATGACCGACGAGACGTTCAAGTACCGCAAGAGCCGGCGCGTCGGCCCGTGGATCGACGCGACCGTGCGCCTCCGCGGCCCCGCCGTCCAGGCCCTCCAGACCATCTTCCTACGCGACTGGATGATGGACTGCGAGGAAGCCCCCGCCCACGTCGAGGAGTACTTCGCCGTCCCCGCACCCGTCGAGACGGGCGGGTCGATCGTCCACGTCGTGCCGTCCGGGCCGGGCCCGCACGCCGACGCCATCCACCAGGCGCTGCTGGGCATGCTCTACGGCGCGCGCGAAGAGATCATCATCACCACGCCCTACTTCGTGCCCGACGAGGCCGTCAAGAGCGCGCTCATTAACGCGGCCCTGCGGGGCGTGGATGTCACGCTCGTGCTCCCCGACGTGCTCGACGCGACGCTGGTGGCCGCCGCGGCGCGATCGCACTACGAGAGCCTGCTCAGCGCCGGCGTGCGCATCCTGCACCACCTCGAGGGCCTCCTCCACGCCAAGACCGCGACCATCGACCGGCGGTTCTCCATGGTCGGGTCCGCCAACTTCGACATGCGGAGCTTCTGGCTCAACTACGAGGCCACGCTCTTCGTCTACGACCCCGACTTCACGTCCCGCCTGCGATTCATGCAGCGCCACTACGTCAACGAGTCGCACCCCGTCGACCTGCTCGCCTGGCGGCGGCGGGCCTTCCTCCGCCGGTTCTGCGACAACTGCGCCCAGCTCCTCAACCCGCTGCTCTAG
- the gap gene encoding type I glyceraldehyde-3-phosphate dehydrogenase, with protein sequence MTIRIGINGFGRIGRLFYRIAAEDPALEVVAVNDLVPADNLAYLLRYDTMHRRFAPGGQPASIEATENSFTVNGRTTRTVAEKDPAKLPWKDLGVQYVLESTGLFTEFEKASLHLNAGAKRVLISAPTKSNEQVPTICLGVNQETYDPAKHAIVSNASCTTNCLAPISKVLNDSFGIDEGLMTTVHAVTATQPTQDGPSKKDWRGGRNAYQNIIPASTGAAKAVTLCIPALKGKLTGMSFRVPTADVSCVDLTFRTARDTSLADINAAFKQASEGAMKGILGYTEEEVVSSDFIGDRRSSIVDATAGIELNKRFFKVVSWYDNEAGYAARCVDFIRLFASKDGAK encoded by the coding sequence ATGACCATCCGCATCGGCATCAACGGCTTCGGACGCATCGGCCGCCTGTTCTACCGCATCGCCGCGGAAGACCCCGCGCTCGAGGTGGTCGCGGTGAACGATCTCGTGCCGGCCGACAATCTCGCGTACCTGCTGCGGTACGACACCATGCACCGGCGCTTCGCGCCCGGCGGGCAGCCCGCGTCGATCGAGGCCACCGAGAACTCGTTCACGGTCAACGGGCGCACGACCAGGACCGTCGCCGAGAAGGACCCCGCCAAGCTCCCGTGGAAGGACCTGGGCGTGCAGTACGTGCTGGAGTCCACCGGGTTGTTCACGGAGTTCGAGAAGGCCTCGCTGCACCTGAACGCGGGTGCCAAGCGCGTGCTGATCTCGGCCCCGACGAAGTCCAACGAGCAGGTCCCCACGATCTGCCTGGGCGTGAATCAGGAGACTTACGACCCCGCGAAGCACGCGATCGTGAGCAACGCGAGCTGCACCACCAACTGCCTCGCGCCCATCTCCAAGGTGCTCAACGACTCGTTCGGCATCGACGAAGGCCTCATGACCACGGTGCACGCCGTCACCGCGACGCAGCCCACGCAGGACGGCCCGTCGAAGAAGGACTGGCGCGGCGGGCGCAACGCCTACCAGAACATCATCCCCGCGAGCACCGGCGCCGCCAAGGCCGTCACGCTCTGCATCCCCGCCCTCAAGGGCAAGCTCACGGGCATGTCGTTCCGCGTGCCGACGGCGGACGTGTCGTGCGTGGACCTGACGTTCCGCACGGCCCGCGACACCTCGCTCGCCGACATCAACGCCGCCTTCAAGCAGGCCTCCGAGGGAGCGATGAAGGGTATCCTCGGCTACACCGAGGAAGAAGTCGTGAGCAGCGACTTCATCGGCGACCGGCGCAGCAGCATCGTCGACGCGACCGCGGGCATCGAGCTCAACAAGCGGTTCTTCAAGGTCGTGAGCTGGTACGACAACGAGGCCGGGTACGCCGCCCGCTGCGTCGACTTCATCCGCCTGTTCGCTTCCAAGGACGGCGCGAAGTAA
- a CDS encoding serine/threonine-protein kinase yields METQPTKPPSGEVGSGEWGGLNPGDVVGVYTLVSPLGEGGFGAIYLAEQSSPVRRRVAMKFLKAGLDSLGVLARFEAERQALAIMDHPNIAKVFDAGATPAGRPYFVMEYVPGVAITEYCDREKLGLRDRLALFLDVCEAVAHAHAKGVIHRDLKPSNILVSRPEAGERVVKVIDFGIAKAVQRAGRHEAQVTEAGAFIGTPEYMSPEQADGSQDIDTGTDVYALGVVLYELLAGVLPFDPRELRAKGEYEIRRIIREVEPPRPSTRLGQGATAERAASVRGVRVEELARSLRSELEWIPLRAMRKSRKERYRSPLDLADDIRNYLAGRPLIAGPESVFYKMSKFARRNRAGVFAGGAVAAALVGGMGVAMYASVEAGRARREAELTTAFLSDMLSAATPEGRGREVPMRVVLDRASGTIASRMRDVPRAEASIRRTIGQAYQSLGEFDRAAEHIERAYEIRRAELGASHPDTVRAMADIAGLRINQGRYEESATMSREALEAWRGDPNAFVPVGIKNNLAAAYARLGRANEAIEMQREAVVGLAAAMGPRHPHTLGATMNLASLLTDRGDVQEAERLLVGLIESWRQAVPEDHPGATLARSELAGLYMKTGRLREAEATYRAVLAIEVGALGEDHPSTARTRANLGLVLEKQERVDEAREELERAWRVLHDALGPGHADTMSVASSLLSMYESADWPDAVRAMVPALVQTLRAVAADETASPTMLNDAAWFLLHAQPPSERDPGLALQASWRACERAKAGGDPLLWSYLDTLALAQARTGANAEAATTQRRALELLPKSDEHYRAEMTARLHEYERGDAGGRGD; encoded by the coding sequence ATGGAAACGCAACCAACCAAGCCGCCTTCGGGAGAGGTGGGATCCGGAGAGTGGGGCGGGCTGAACCCCGGCGACGTGGTGGGGGTGTACACGCTGGTGTCGCCCCTGGGCGAGGGCGGGTTCGGCGCGATTTACCTGGCGGAGCAGTCGTCGCCGGTGCGTCGGCGGGTGGCGATGAAGTTCCTGAAGGCGGGGCTGGATTCGCTGGGCGTGCTGGCGCGGTTCGAGGCCGAGCGGCAGGCGCTGGCGATCATGGACCACCCGAACATCGCGAAGGTCTTTGACGCGGGAGCGACGCCGGCGGGCAGGCCCTACTTCGTGATGGAGTACGTGCCGGGGGTGGCGATCACGGAGTATTGCGATCGCGAGAAGCTGGGCCTGCGCGATCGGCTGGCGCTGTTCCTGGACGTGTGCGAGGCGGTGGCGCACGCGCACGCCAAGGGCGTGATCCACCGCGACCTGAAGCCCTCGAACATCCTGGTATCGCGTCCAGAGGCGGGCGAGCGGGTCGTGAAAGTGATCGACTTCGGGATCGCCAAGGCGGTGCAGCGCGCCGGGCGGCACGAGGCGCAGGTAACGGAAGCGGGCGCGTTCATCGGCACGCCCGAGTACATGTCGCCCGAGCAGGCGGACGGGTCGCAGGACATCGACACGGGCACGGACGTGTACGCGCTGGGGGTGGTGCTGTACGAACTGCTGGCGGGCGTGCTTCCGTTCGACCCGCGCGAGCTGCGCGCGAAGGGCGAGTACGAGATCCGCCGGATCATCCGCGAGGTGGAGCCGCCAAGGCCCAGCACGCGCCTGGGGCAGGGCGCGACGGCCGAGCGGGCGGCGTCGGTGCGGGGCGTGCGCGTGGAGGAACTCGCGCGGTCGCTGCGCTCGGAACTGGAGTGGATCCCGCTGCGGGCGATGCGCAAGTCGCGGAAGGAGCGGTACCGCTCGCCGCTCGACCTCGCGGACGACATCCGCAACTACCTGGCGGGCAGGCCGCTGATCGCGGGGCCCGAGAGCGTGTTCTACAAGATGTCGAAGTTCGCGCGCCGGAACCGGGCGGGTGTGTTCGCCGGCGGCGCGGTGGCGGCGGCGCTGGTGGGCGGGATGGGCGTCGCGATGTACGCGAGCGTCGAGGCGGGTCGCGCCAGGCGCGAGGCGGAGTTGACGACGGCGTTCCTGTCCGACATGCTGTCGGCGGCGACGCCCGAAGGGCGCGGACGCGAAGTGCCGATGCGGGTGGTGCTGGACCGCGCGTCCGGCACGATCGCGTCGCGCATGCGCGACGTGCCGCGCGCGGAGGCGTCGATCCGGCGGACCATCGGGCAGGCGTACCAGAGCCTGGGCGAGTTCGATCGTGCGGCGGAGCACATCGAGCGCGCGTACGAGATCCGTCGCGCCGAACTGGGCGCGTCGCACCCGGACACGGTGCGGGCGATGGCCGACATCGCGGGCCTGCGCATCAACCAGGGCCGGTACGAGGAGTCGGCGACCATGTCGCGCGAGGCGCTCGAGGCGTGGCGGGGCGACCCCAACGCGTTCGTGCCGGTCGGCATCAAGAACAACCTGGCGGCGGCGTACGCGCGCCTCGGGCGCGCGAACGAAGCGATCGAGATGCAGCGTGAGGCGGTCGTCGGGCTGGCGGCGGCGATGGGCCCGCGCCACCCGCACACGCTGGGCGCGACGATGAACCTCGCGTCGCTGCTCACGGACCGTGGGGACGTCCAGGAGGCCGAGCGCCTGCTCGTGGGCCTGATCGAATCGTGGCGCCAGGCCGTGCCCGAGGACCACCCCGGCGCGACCCTGGCGCGGAGCGAACTGGCCGGGCTTTACATGAAGACGGGGCGGCTGCGCGAGGCCGAGGCGACGTACCGCGCGGTGCTGGCGATCGAGGTCGGGGCGCTGGGCGAAGATCACCCGTCGACGGCCCGGACGCGCGCGAACCTCGGGCTGGTGCTCGAGAAGCAGGAGCGTGTCGACGAGGCGCGCGAGGAGCTCGAGCGCGCGTGGCGGGTGTTGCACGACGCGCTCGGCCCCGGGCACGCCGACACGATGAGCGTCGCGTCGTCGCTGCTCTCGATGTACGAGTCGGCCGACTGGCCCGACGCCGTGCGGGCGATGGTGCCCGCGCTGGTGCAGACGCTGCGCGCGGTGGCGGCGGACGAAACGGCGAGCCCGACGATGCTCAACGACGCCGCGTGGTTCCTGCTGCACGCCCAGCCCCCGTCGGAGCGCGACCCGGGCCTGGCGCTGCAGGCGTCCTGGCGGGCGTGCGAGCGGGCGAAAGCCGGGGGTGATCCGCTGCTGTGGTCGTACCTCGACACGCTGGCGCTGGCGCAGGCGCGCACGGGCGCGAACGCGGAGGCGGCCACGACGCAGCGTCGCGCGCTGGAGTTGCTGCCGAAGTCCGACGAGCACTACCGCGCCGAGATGACGGCGCGCCTGCACGAGTACGAGCGGGGCGACGCGGGCGGACGGGGCGACTAA
- a CDS encoding ABC transporter permease translates to MRKILAVAWREFSATVFTKSFLIGILIVPIIMTGAMVLVPLLISDAPPRVKGSVAVIDLSGRPADDPRGLAAKAITEKLSPEALREQLREDTDAAKAQAANAVRALAPTQAPMVEGALGSVKPDESTVPEITVEVLPTDADEQQAKEALLTGDAFDGSRLALVIVQPDAVIKPDGQADFGAFQLYVKAKLDVRAQRLLRTQIREALLEARIVANGENSERLRTLMRVNAPDTVEFTREGERKASVIKQMLVPLAFMLLLWISVFTGGQFLLYSTIEEKSNRVMEVLLSAVSPTQLMAGKIIGQMGAGLLVLGLYSGLGVVALIQFAMSDIIEPLHLVYLVAFFFIAFFIIASMMAAVGAAVTDIHEAQSLMTPVMLVIMTPMILMMPIIFNPKGTLATVMSFTPPVNPFVMVLRIASAEPPPTWQVLVSMLIGLITVYVVVRIAAKIFRVGVLMYGKPPNLATLIRWIRLA, encoded by the coding sequence ATGCGCAAGATCCTGGCCGTCGCGTGGCGTGAGTTCTCCGCGACGGTGTTCACGAAGTCGTTCCTCATCGGCATCCTGATCGTGCCGATCATCATGACGGGCGCGATGGTGCTCGTCCCGCTGCTGATCAGCGACGCGCCGCCCCGCGTGAAGGGCAGCGTCGCCGTGATCGACCTCTCGGGCCGCCCCGCCGACGACCCGCGCGGGCTCGCCGCGAAGGCGATCACCGAGAAACTCTCGCCCGAGGCGCTCCGCGAGCAACTGAGGGAAGACACCGACGCCGCCAAGGCCCAGGCCGCCAACGCCGTTCGAGCCCTCGCGCCAACGCAGGCCCCGATGGTCGAGGGAGCGCTCGGGTCCGTCAAGCCCGACGAGTCGACCGTGCCGGAGATCACGGTCGAGGTACTTCCCACGGACGCCGACGAGCAGCAGGCCAAGGAGGCCCTGCTGACCGGCGACGCCTTCGACGGCTCGCGCCTCGCGCTGGTCATCGTGCAGCCCGACGCCGTCATCAAGCCCGACGGCCAGGCCGACTTCGGCGCCTTCCAGCTCTACGTGAAGGCCAAGCTCGACGTCCGCGCCCAGCGGCTGCTGCGCACGCAGATCCGCGAGGCGCTGCTCGAGGCTCGCATCGTCGCCAACGGCGAGAACTCCGAGCGCCTGCGCACCCTGATGCGAGTCAACGCGCCGGACACCGTCGAGTTCACCCGCGAGGGCGAACGCAAGGCGAGCGTCATCAAGCAGATGCTCGTGCCCCTCGCCTTCATGCTGCTCCTGTGGATCAGCGTCTTTACAGGCGGGCAGTTCCTGCTGTACTCGACGATCGAGGAGAAGTCCAACCGCGTAATGGAGGTCTTGCTGAGCGCCGTGTCGCCCACGCAGCTCATGGCCGGCAAGATCATCGGGCAGATGGGCGCCGGCCTGCTCGTGCTGGGGCTCTACTCGGGGCTGGGCGTGGTGGCGCTCATCCAGTTCGCGATGAGCGACATCATCGAGCCCTTGCACCTGGTGTACCTGGTCGCGTTCTTCTTCATCGCGTTCTTCATCATCGCGTCGATGATGGCCGCCGTCGGGGCCGCCGTCACCGACATCCACGAGGCCCAGTCGCTCATGACGCCCGTGATGCTGGTGATCATGACCCCGATGATCTTGATGATGCCGATCATCTTCAACCCCAAGGGCACGCTCGCGACGGTGATGTCCTTCACCCCGCCCGTGAACCCGTTCGTCATGGTGCTGCGCATCGCGAGCGCCGAGCCGCCCCCGACGTGGCAGGTGCTCGTCTCGATGCTCATCGGGCTCATCACCGTGTACGTGGTGGTGCGCATCGCCGCGAAGATCTTCCGCGTGGGCGTCCTGATGTACGGCAAGCCCCCGAACCTCGCGACGCTCATCCGATGGATCCGCCTGGCGTGA